GTAGCGAAAGAGCGGATTCCCATTAAATAGCAGCTCTTCAAGGTCGACCCTTTCTTTCTTGCGATCCTTCGTATGCCCTATGGCAAGTCTATAGGCATACAAGCCCCCATTGCCCTCAACATCCACCTCAAAGCGCTGTTCGTCCCGGGCTACCCAACTGGTCAAGTCCTCGGGGGGGAAAACCTCTGTCACTTTCGCTCCGTTTGTCACAAAACGACGAATTCTATCCACAATATCAAAAACAGTTGACTTTCCACAACCGTTTGCCCCCATAATCAGGTGCAACGAGCCAAACTTCACCTCAAAGTTCACTAAACAACGAAAATGATTCACATAAAGCCGACGAAGCATGCAGGCCCCCCCTCCCTCGTCCCTCATTCCCCAATCAACCGGACGAATCCCCCAAACCCCTGAGCTTGGCTACCGGGCAGCTCAACCCGCCGTAAACGGGCCTCCGTCGGCGGACCAGACCACCAGCGCCGCGTCCTCCTTGAAGCGTTCTTTGAGAGTCCCGAACTCCACACGGGAGAGCACCAATCCCCGGATCTTGCGGCCCACCAGGGCCTCCGCCTTGGCCACCAGGTCGTGGAAGTAGGCCTGGTCCACCTGGCCCACCAGCACCAGGTCGATGAGCCCCGAGTCCACCCCCTTGGCGTAGTCCCCGGTGACGAAGGCCAGTTCCACGTTCCCCAGGCGTCGGACCACCTGTTCCACCACCCGGTCCAACCCCAGGGTCTTGGCGGCGATGCTGCGGATCTCCGGGAAAAGGGGATGGCTCTCATTGGCCCGGTAGACCTTGGTGCGCCCTTCCGGGGCCACGGAAAGAAGCCCCGCCTCGGAAAGGCGGTTCAGCTCCACCCGGACCGCGTTTGTGGACTCGCCAAACTCGTCGGCCAGCCCCCGGAGGTGCGCCCGGGTGTCCGGATTGAGAAAGAACTTGAGCAAAAGACGTGTGCGGGTCTTGGAGGTGATGAGCGATTCGATCATGAGTCATAAAATGACTCAAAAAACCTCGACCGTCAAGGGCTCAGTCCGCAGGAAACCGCTTTATGTACCAGGCCCAGGCGGTAGACACGATGTCCTCCAGGTCCCCATGTTCCGGCACCCACCCCAGAACCTCCTGGGCCTTTCGGGAGGACGCCACGAGGCGGGAGGGGTCTCCGGACCGCCTCGGCCCCACTTCCAGGGGGACGGGTCTGCCCGTGGCCTTTTCCGCCACCTGGAGCACCTGGCGCACCGAATGGCCGTCCCCGTTCCCCAGGTTGAAAGCCTCGCACCGGTCCGGGGCCTCCAACAGGCGGCGAAGGGCCCGCACGTGGGCCTGAGCCAGGTCCGTCACGTGGACGTAGTCCCGGATGCAGGTGCCGTCGGGGGTGGGGTAGTCCTCCCCGAAGAGGGTCAGATGCTTCCGCCGTCCCTCGATGGCGTCGAAGATCAGGGGGATGAGGTGGGTCTCCGGGACGTGGTGCTCCCCCGTGCGGCATCGGGGGTCCGCCCCGGCGGCGTTGAAGTACCGCAGGGACACGCTGCCCATGCCGTAGGCATCCCGATACCGCCGCAAAGCCCCCTCCAGGAAGAGCTTCGTCTCCCCGTAGGTGTTGGTGGGAACCTTGGGGGCCTCCTCGGAGATGGGCTGTTCCGTCGGGTCTCCGTACACCGCCGCGGTGGAGGACAGGACGAACCGACGGACCCCATGAGCCCGCATGGTTGCCAGGAGGTTCAGGGTGCCCCGGAGGTTGACGTCGTAGTACCCCTCCGGGTCGGACATGGACTCCCCCACCAGGCTGCGGGCGGCGAAGTGCAGCACCCCCTCCACGGGGTACCGGGAGAAGACTCCCTCCAGGAAGGCGGGATCCCGCAGATCCCCCTCCTCCAGCCTATCCCCAAAGGCCAGATCTCGGTGCCCCTTGCTGAAGTCGTCCACCACCAGGACCTCGAAGCCCTCTTCCTTCAGGGCCAGGGTGGTGACGCTCCCGATGTAGCCCGCTCCTCCCGTGACCAGGATCATGCAGGTTTCCTCCTTGTATTTCTTGTATTTTGGGATGGGATCGAATAGAACCGCGCTCCACCGCGAAGGCAGGACAGGCAGAAAAGGCTGGTCTCCAGGACCACAAGCCCCCCTCCCCCGAAGCCGCCCGCGTCGCAGCCCCCGGGGGACCTCCCGGCCTCCGAGCCTCCCGTGGGGGAAGGGGACACAGGCAGGAGGCTGGGGCAGGGGGTGGGGACGACCAAGGGGGTAAGGAAAGGGCTCAGGGCGGGGGATGGGGACGGGGTTTCGGAGGGCAGGAAAGGGGTCGGGGAGTGGGGAACCTCGTCGGCTCGTCCGAAGAAGGCCCAAGGGTCCTGGAGGATTCCGTCCCGGCAGCCGTCGAAGACGGCGAAAACTCCCTTCCCCCGATGCACCAGGGGAAGGACCGGCCCTTCGGGGCGGGGACCGTCCGCCAGGAGCACCCGGATCCCCACGATCAGGGCATCCGAAGAGACGTCCCGTTCCAGGTCGAAAAAACGCCCCAGGGTCTCGTCGGTCCCGTCCGGGAGAAGGGGCAGCAGGAAGACCGGCTCCCCGGAAAGGACCTTCGCCGGGCACAGGTTCTCCCGAAGGAACGCCCGCAGGGAAGCCGCATCCGCTCCCCGAGGCGTCCCCAGGGCCGGATCCAGGGGCACCCGGAACTCCAGCACCAGGGGAAGGGCGCCCGTGCCTTCCTGCGCCTCCATCCCACACCGAAGCCCCGTCCCCTCCAGAAACCGCCCTGCCCCAGGGGGAGAAGAGAGGGAATCCCGGGAGACGGCCCAGACGTCCAGGGTCTCCACGTCCCGCCCCCCCAGGAGATCCGGGGAGACCACTCCCGCCAGGAGGGGGTGCTCCCCCAGGCCCCGAGGCCATCCGTCCTCCGGCACGTCCAGCAGCGCCAACCCCGCCTCAGGCCGCCTCTCCGGAAAGACCCGCTCCTCGAACCAGTGGAGACGGCCGCCGCTGCACCAGCCCCCCAGGAGTCCCTTGCCCCTTCGGGCCAGGAAGAGGGCCTCCTCTGTGAGGGGTTCCGCCGCGAACCCTAGGGTGCGGAGGCGATGCCTGTTGCCCTCCTTCCCCCAAAGAGCCAGGCGCACCGCTTCCCCCGATCCCTGCCGGGTGGCGAAGAGGACCGCGTCCCCCGCCTCCGCCGCCGCAAGCCGAGGGCCTGCGGCGGAATCGCAGGAGGCCACCTCGCGAAAGCCCCAGGCCGTCTCCTCCCGTTCCTCCCGGACCAGGGCCTTTCTGTTTCCATCCCGGTAGAACGCCCGGACCTTCTGGTCCGGGGAAATCCCCGAGACGGCCAGGGAGGGATGGTGGGCCGCCGAGGTCCCCTGGGTCACCCGAAAGGGTGCCCAAGCCCCCCCGGGGGACAGGGTCGTCCCGTAGCTCAAGGCCGTCGCCCCCTGGGAGAAGGCCCCGTGGGCGTTTCCCTCCTCGTCGAAGGCCAGGGCAAGGTACCGGCCCCGTCCCCGGGGGGGCTTGGCCTGACCGTCCGGGGTGCGCAGGAGGAGCTTTCCCTCCTGCCAGGGTCCCTCCGGGGCGGGAGCCCGGTGGCAAAAGGGGTATTCCTCCCCCTCCCGGACGTTGTCGTTCCCCAGAAGGTACAGGGTTCCCCCCGGGGCAACCCCCAGGACAAGGGAGCGGGCTCCCCTTCCCGTCTCCGGAGGACGGAAGACCACCCGCCACGTGCCGTCCCCCTCCCGGACCAGCAGGCGAAGCCGCCGGTCCCGGCGGTCATGAAAGGCCAGGAGTAGCCTGCGACGCTCCCGGTCCCAGGCCGGAGCCAGGGGCCCCTGGCTTTCCCCATCGGGCATCGGGGGATCCGGGGACCACCCCTCGGCGGTCTTGCGCAGGACCCGGACCTTTCCCTCCCCGTCCCCGTAGAACAGCCGGGGGGTCTCGTCGGCCAACGTCAGGGCCAGGCCGCCCGAGGAGCCTCCGGGAAGATCGCAGGAAGCCGCGGAAAAGCGAAAGGCCTCCCCCGGACGGCTCAGGCCCAGAAAGGCCAGGGTCAGGGCAAGGGGAAGAAGTCGGGGGATGCGGCGGGGGAGCGACGGGGTGGGAGCGGGACGAGGCGCCAAGGGGAGGTCACCGATCCCCCACCCCGGAGGGCGGGACGTCCTCGCAGAGGGCAAAGAGTTCCTGGCGCAGCCGGTCTTCCGGCAGCGCCGTCAGGGCTCGGATCTTCTCCGCCATGCCCCCGTCCCGACGATCCAGGCGGGCCCGAAAGATCTTGTCGTGGGAAGTCCGGTCCACGTGGTCCGGGTCGTAGAAAAGCTCCTCGAAGAGCTTTTCCCCCGGACGGATGCCCGAGTAGACGATGGGGATGTCCCGGTGGGGCTCCAGGCCGTGGAGGCGGATCAGGGTCTCCGCCATCTGGGCGATGACCACGGGTTCCCCCATGTCCAGGACGAAAAGTTCCCCCCCCCGGCCCATGGAGGCCGCCTGCAGGACCAGGCTTACCGCCTCGGGGATGAGCATGAAGTAGCGCCGCATTTCCGGGTGGGTCACCGTGACGGGACCTCCCCGGGCGATCTGGGCCTCGAACTTGGGCACCACGCTGCCTCGGCTCCCCAGGACGTTGCCGAAACGCACCGCCAGGAAGGCGGTCCCCGGGAAGGCCGACTGAGCCTCCTCCAGCATCCGCTCCGCCAGGCGCTTGGTGGCCCCCATGACGCTGCTGGGGTGCACCGCCTTGTCCGTGGACACCATCACCATCCGCTCGGCCCCGACCTCCCCCGCCAGAGAGGCCACGTTCCAGGTGCCCAGGGCGTTGACCCGCAGGGCCTCCCGAGGGTTCTCCTCCATGAGAGGAACGTGCTTGTGCGCCCCCGCGTGGAACACCACTTGGGGGTGGTGGGTCTCGAAGAGCCGACGCAGGGTGGCTTCGTCCCCCACGTCCGCCACCAGGGGACGGCAGGGGATCGTCACCCCCTCCTCGGAGAACCGCTCCAGCAGGTTGTAGAGGGACTGTTCCCCGTGTCCCAGCACCAGCAGGGACCGAGGTCCGTGGGCCAGCACCTGGCGGCAGATCTCCGACCCGATGGACCCCCCCGCCCCGGTGACCAGCACGGTCCGCCCCCGAAGCACCCGGTCGATGCCCTCCAGGTCCAGTCGGATGGGCTCCCGGCGCAGCAGGTCCTCCAGGCTCACGGAGCGAAGGCGGGAGACGGAGACCGCCCCGGAAGCCAGCTCATGCAGGGCCGGGAGGACCCGCACCTCCACCCCCAGGGGAGAGAGACGCTCCAGGAAGGCCCGGATCCGCTGCCCCGAGGCGGAGGGGAGGGCGATGAGCACCACCCGGACCCCCCGCTGCCTCACGATCTCCCCCAGTTCCGCCGCATCCCCCAACACCGGTAGGGAGGCGATGATCTTGCCCCGCTTGTCCGGATCGTCGTCCACGAACCCCAGGGGAACCAGGTCGTCCCCCCGGCGCAGCAGGTCCCGGGCAAGCCGGGACCCCGCGTCCCCCGCCCCCACGATCAGGGTGGGGCGGGGCTCCGCCGTTCCCTCCAAGGGGGGCCGCACCACCCGCCAGGAGGCCCGGAAGGCCACCAAGAAGAAGAGACCCAGGAGGAGGAGGATCGCCAGAGAGGTGCGGGGGACCGTCAGGTCCGTCCAGAGACGGTCGATCAGGAGGAACCCCAGGGCCCCCAGGGCGTAGCCCCGCCCCAGGCGCAGGTATTCCTCCACGCTGGCCTGGGGCCAGTAGACCCGGTAGACCCCGCAGACCCAGAGGGCGAGGAGAGTGACGGGGACGAAGGCCAGGGCTGCCCGGAGCAGATCGTCCCGGAAACCCTGCTGGATGAGGAGGGTGAGACGCAGGGCGTACCCCAGGTAGACCGCCGCGGCAAGCAGAAAAAGGTCGCCCGCCAGGACCCGTCGGTTCCTGGAGGCGACCTTCATCCACCCGGTCACGAGGCTTCGGGAAAGGCCGGTCACGCTCATGGGGCTAAAGGATCAGCTTGCCCCCCGGCTTGGGGCCCCCCATCTTGTCCAGCTGCTGGAGCACATTGGAGGACGCCACGGCGATGCTGGGCTTGCGGGTCTCCTGGGAAGCGTACTCCTGAAGCTTCTTCTCGTAGTCCTCCATGCTCTTCTTCAGGGCCGCCACGTCCCCCTTGATCCACTGCAGGAGACTGTCGGCGATGGCCTGGGCCATCTCCTCCGGAGGCTCCGCTGCGATGAGCCCCAGCTCCTTGAGCATCCGGTGCTCCTCCACCACCGAGTCCAGAATCTCCTGGTCCGTGAGGAGTCCCTTCTTGTAGAGCACCCGGGCGATGACGTTGAACTTGGTCTTGTTGTTCTCGTCGTTCAGGGCCAGGGAGTCCACCCGGGCCAGGAGCATGGACAGCACCTCGTCCAGACTGATCTGCATGGGCATCGGCATGACCGTGATTCCTCCCGTTTCCATAGGATTTCCACCGTCCGCCATTGTAGCACCCCCCCAGCCCCTTGCGGAGCCACCCCGCCCTGCGTAGACTCGTAGCGCCCGCCGCAAAAGAGCGGAGGAGCAGGAAGGGGGAGGAGTATGGACGGGTCGTTTCGCGTGAAGTGGCAGGGGCTGCGGTTGGCGGCGCTGGTGCGGGCGGAGTGGCCCACCTTCGTCTCCACCACCCTGGGCTGTCTGATCCTGGTGGTGGGCATCATGGGCTTCACCGTGCCCTATCGCTTTCCCGACTCGGGCATCACGGGATTGGCGGTGCTGGCCAACTACGTCTGGAACATCTCCCCCGCCTGGGTGGTGGGACTGGCCAACGTGGCCCTCCTCGCCTGGAGCTGGAAAGAACTCTCCCCCCGCTTCGTCCTCTGGACCATCTACGGGGTGGCCCTGCTGACGGTGCTCATGAAGGTGCTGGAGGGGATGCCCCACCCGGTGATCCACGACCGGCTCCTGGTGGCCATCCTGGCGGGGGTCATCAAGGGCATCGGGGGGGGGATGGTGTTCCGAAGCGGCGCCTCCCTGGGAGGCACGGACATCATCGTGGTGGCCCTGCGGAAGCGCTACGGCGTGGAGGTGGGCAAGTACACCTTCTACATCAATTTAGGGGTGCTCACCCTGTCCGCCTTCGTGGTGGGCATCGAGGGGGCCCTCTTCGGGCTGGTGAGCGTCTACGCCAACGGGGTGGTGACGGACAACGTCCTGAGCAGCTTCGACCGAAGGCGGCTGGTGTTCATCGTGTCCAAGGAATCCGCCTCCGTGACCCGGTACCTCACCGACCACATGCACCGGGGGGTGACGGTGCTCTCCGGCAAGGGAGGGTTCTCCGGGGAGGACCGCCCCACCCTGCTGTGCCTCCTCACTCCCCGCCAGACCATGGAACTGAAACACTACCTGGCCCTGAACGACCCCCGGGCCTTCATGGTGGTCTCCGAGGCCTCGGAGGTCCTGGGCCGGGGCTTCAAGGGATGGAAGGAGATTTGAGCGGCCCATCCCTCCCCGAGCGGCTCCGCAACGGCATCCACCGTATCCTGGGGGTCAAGGAGGCCCGCAGCGCCACCTTGGTGCTCACCTTCCTGACCCTGGCAGGGAAACCGTTTAATTACTTAAGAATACTGCTAGTGGCTAGTTTCTTTGGAGCTTCCCTTGAAATGGATGTTTTCAACGTTGCCTTTGGCATTATGTGGCTATTTGCAGGAACAGCCGGTTCTGCAATGGAGAATGCCGTTTTGCCGCTATTGGCTCACAAAAGAGAAACAGAGGGGGAAACGTCTGCCAAAAAAACAATGGCATTGGCTTGGTGGATTTTAATTTTATATTCCATGTTTTTATTTTTTACTATTTTGGCGTCATCTGAACAAATAATTAAACTATTTGCAAGTGGGTTCGATCAAAATAGACTAAGTATCGGTCGATCTATGCTTTTTTGGCTTTTACCATATACTATATCTACAATATTAAAATCAGGGTTCGATATTTGGGCCCAGCATTCCGGGAAATATTCTCTTTCTGCATTTGCCTCCTCGTTTTCCGGATTATTATCTTTAATTGCCTTCTTGGCGACCTATTCGTGGTTAGGTGTTTTTTCTATCCCTTTTTCTTTTAGTTTTTCGTGGTTTATAGTATCATTGTTAACCAAACTAGGCGTAAGAGATTTCCCATTCTGCTTAGCAGATTTCGATCGTAATTCTGTTTTTGAAATACTAAAACCTACGCTATTGTCGCTGATTTTTCTTGGTACAGGAGCACTTTACGGCATGACAGACAGATATTTTGCGTCTCTTCTGCCCATTGGATCTATTACCACTATAAGCTATGCTGATTTTATATTTGGGGCAGTTTCTATAATAACAACCCCTTCTTTGTTACTTTTTTTATCAAAGAGCAGCAGACTGGCTGCCAATGCCAGTTCAACGAATGACTATACCTCATTTTATTCCAGCGTAACCCAAGCCCTTGTAATTGTTTTGTTTTTGTTCTTTCCACTGGGTATCGTGCTATCCGGCGTTTCCATCTCGCTAGTTGACATTGTCATTGGGCACGGTGCATTTTCGTTTGATTCTGTTATTTTAACTGGCAATTGTCTTGCTGCGTACGCATTGGCAATGCCAGCATCCCTTGGCTGTGTTGTTTTCTTTAGAATCGCCCAGGCACAAAAAAAACTAGTCGGGCTAGCCTTTGTGAGTTTACAGCTGGTATGTGTCAACGCCCTGGGGGATTGGGCCCTCTCCCGGGCCTTCGGGGCCCCGGGGATCGCCGCGGCCACAAGCATCGTCTACTCGGTGGGGTTTCTGCTCTACGGGCACTGGCTGCTTCCGGGGTGGTGGCGACACGTGGGGATGGGGGCGCTGGCGAAACAGTGCGCCCTGACGGCCCTCTGGGCGGGGGCCTTGGGGTGGCTGGACCGGGTGGCGTTCTTCGGGAGCTGGACCCCCTGGATCGTGGCCCCCCTGGCGGGGATCGGCACGATCCTGCACTTTCTGCTGGTGGAACGGCTGGGCTGGCTGGACGCCCTCCCTCGGGGCTGGAAGCCCACGGAGCTGCTGGAACTGGTCCTCAGTCGGCTGCGCCGCAGACCTTCGGAGGAGTAGGCAGCCCCGCCGCCCCCAAGAGGGGCGCATCCGCCCCCAGGAGGGAAACCCGCAGGTCCAGGACGGCCCGGTACGGCTCCGCCAGGTAGGGCAGGGTCCGCTCCCGAAGCAGGGAGACCAACCCCTCCCCCCGGGCGATGCCTCCCCCCAGCACCACCACCTCCGGGTCCAGCAGGTGGACCAGGGAGGCCACACCCCGGGCCAGGGCATCCAGAAAGGGCTCCAGACATGCCGCGACAGCCCGTTCCTCCTGCCGCCCCCACAGGGTCCGTACGTCCTCCGGCAGACCCAAGGCTCGGGCACGGGCCTCGATGCCGTCCGCCCCCGCCAGGGTCTCCAGGTGTCCCCGCCCCCCGCAGCCGCAGGGAAGGTCCCCTCCCGTCACCAGGTGCCCCAGCTCCCCCGCCATGCCGTGGGAACCCGCGACCAGCCGCCCCCCCAGGACCACGCCTCCCCCCACCCCGGTGCCCAGGGTGAGGACCACGTAGTCCGAACACCCTCGTGCGGCCCCGGCCAGGCCCTCCCCCAGGGCGTAGGCGTTGGCGTCGTTTTCCAGGGCCACAGGAACCGGAAGCCCCGCATCCCTCAGAAGCGCTTCCAGGTTCCGGGCCAGGGGAAGACCGTCCCACCCGGGAAAGTTGGGACCCTTGAGGAAGAGCCGGCGGTCCCGGTCCACCATCCCCGGCACCACGAGCCCCGCCCCGACCACGGGGAGCCCCCGAGACACCTCCCGAACCCCCTCCGCCAGGGCGGCCAGCACCGGCTCCGGGTCCCTTCCCGACGGGGTGGGGCGTTCGCACCGGCATACCAGCTCGGGAATCTCCCCAGGGCGAAACCGCACCGTCCCAAAGGCCAGGGTGTGCCCCCCCAGGTCCGCCCCGACGCGGAAGACGTCGCCGGTCATCCGTCGGCCCTCACGCTCAGGGCGGAGGTGAGCGCCCCCTCGAACCAGCGCCGGATCTCCAGGGGATCCGGGGTGACGAAGCGCAGAGTGCGCCCGTCCATCCGTTCCCCCCCCGGGACCAGGGAGGCTCCGTCGGCCTGGTAGGTACACTGGAAGCGCACGTCCAGTCGATAGGGACCCGGGGGTGTCCAGCAGGACAGGCGTCCCGCCCCGAGACGTCCCACTGCCTCCCCCACGGCCTCGGAAAGCCGGTCCGCCGCCGCTTCCGGAGTCAGCAGCCGGGCGGAGAAACGTCCCAGTCCCTCCTTCACGGCACAGGTCACCAGGTCCTCTCCCAGGAGGGCGGAGGCCTCGTAGCCCACCGCCTCGTCCCCCGTCACCAGGGCCACGGGGACCCCCAGGGCCCCGCACAGAAAGGCGTTGAGTCCCGTCTCCCCCACCAGGCGCCCCCCCAGGCGCACCTCGTGGATCGCCCCGGTGGACATGGTGTGGTCCAACACCGCCTTCTCCGTCCCCGCCATGGCGTGGTACCCCACGAAGAACGCCCCGTCGCACCCCTGGGCTCCCTCCACCATTCCCAGGACCCGAGGGGTTCCGCTGATCAGCTCCACCTCCTCGGGCAGGTCCCGGGCTTCCAGGTTGATCATGCGGTCGTGGGAGTCCGCCACCACCACAGAACACCCCTCCCGAAGCAGCGTCTCCGCCACGGTCCGCACGTCGTGGAGCATCATGGCCCGACCCAGGGCGTACTCCTCCGTCCCCGCATCCACCTGGCAGGGCCGCACGATGCCCGTGCACCCCTCCATGTCCGCGCTGATGAAGATCCTCACGCCTCGTCCCTCCTCCAGGCCGCCGCGGCGGCGGGATCCGAAAGCAGAAGCCTCCCCACTCCCACCAGGTCGCAGCACCCCCGGTCCAGAAGCTCCCGAGCCCGGTCGTAGGAAGTCACCCCTCCGGTGCACTCCACGGGAATCCGCTTGCCCACGGCCTCCCGGATCGCCCCGGCGTAGGGACCGAACCCCCCGGGAGCGTCGTAGCCGCAGAGGTTGCCCGACACGGCGATCCAGTCCGCTCCCAGGGCGGCCAGCTCCCGGGCCACGGCACAGGCCTCCTCGACCCGGAGCCCTCGGGGTTCTTCCCCCGGGAAGGAATCCGCCGCTCCCAGGCGCACCCCCAGGGGCAGGTCCGGGAAGGCCCCCCGCACCGCGTCCACCACGTCCAGGAGCAACCGGGACCGCCCCCGGACGTCCCCGCCGTACCGGTCCGTGCGCCGGTTGGTGAGGGGGCTCAGGAACTGCCCCAGCAGGTAGCCGTGGCACCCGTGAACCTGCACGCCCCGGTACCCCGCCTCCCGGGCCCTGCGGGCGGCCTGGACGAAAAACCCCGGCAGCTCTCGGATCTGCCCTTCCGACAGGGGCTCGGGGATCCGCCCCGGGTCCCGTCCCGGGTGGGGCACCGGCGAAGGGGCCACCATGCGGAAGGCCGGGTCCCCGAAGAGGTCCGGATCCGCCACGCCGCTGCCCCCGTGGTTCAGCTGCACCACCACCGGGACTCCCGCCTCGGCGAAGAGCCCCGCCAGGGGGCGGTGCCCCTCCGTCACGTCGTCCCGATCCAGCATCAGCTGCCGCACCCGGACCCGCCCCCAGGGGTGCACCGCGTGGTGCTCCAGCACCACCAGCCCGGGGCGGGCGAAGAGGGCCTTGCGCCCCGCCTCCAGGGTCCGCTCCGTCGGGACCCCCTCGGGGGTGCAGGAGGCGGAGGCCAGGGGGGCCGCCACCAGTCGGCTTTCCAGTCGCAGGTTTCGGATCTCCAGGGGCTCGAAGAGCTTCATGGTCCCGCCCCTACACGTTGAACCGGATCTCGATGACGTCCCCATCCGCCACCCGGTAGTCCTTTCCCTCCAGGCGCAGACACCCCGCCTCCCGACAGGCCGGGAAGGCGAAGCCGTGGGCAGCATAGTCGTCGTAGGCCACCACCTGGGCGCGGATGAACCCCCGGGCCAGGTCGGAGTGGATGGTTCCCGCGGCGTCCACCGCCGTGGCCCCCTCCCGGAGGGTCCAGGCCCGCACCTCGTCGGGACCGCAGGTGAAGAAGCTGATCAGCCCCAGCAGGCCGTAGGCCCCGGCGATAAGCCGCTCCCTCCCCGGCTCGGTGATGTCCAGCCCCTCGGTGAACTCCGCCGCCTCCTCCGGGGAGAGGTCCGCCAGGTCCATCTCCAGGCGCCCGTAGAGGGAGAGCACCCGGATCCCCGCCGCCGCGGCATCCCGAAGGAGCGCCTCTCCCCCCGGGGCGTCGACGGCCCCCTTCTGCCCCTCGTCCAGGTTCAGCACCAGGATCTGGGGCTTGGCGGACAGGAAGGTGAAGCCCCGGAGCATCCGGGCCTCCTCGGGGGCAAGGGCGAGGTCCCGCAGGGAGCGCTCCTCCATGAGGCAGTCCTGGCAGCGCAGGAGCAGGGCCTTCTCTCCCTCCTCCTCCGGAAGGAGCTTCTTCTTGCCGTTCAGCCGGGAAAGGCGGTTCTCGATGACCGACAGGTCCCGGTAGATCAGCTCCATCTCCACGATCTTCCAGTCCCGGTGGACGTCCAGGCTCCCCTCGGGGTGCTCCACCCCTCCGTTGGCGAAGCCCCGAAGCACGTGGATCAGCGCATCCGCCTCGGCGGCGAAGGAGAGGAACCCGTTGCCCAGCCCCGCCCCCTTGCTGGCGTCCCGGGAGAGTCCCGCCAGGTCCACGAACTCCACCTGGGCGGGGGTCTCCTTCTTGGGCTGGTGCACCCGCACCAGCTCGTCGAACCGGGGGTCCGGCACGGAGACCACCGCCCGGTTGGGATCCGTCTTGCCTCCCGCGTAGGGCTTCACTTCCGCCCCCGCCCGGGTGATGACGTTGAAGACCGTGGTCTTGCCGCTCAGGGGCAGCCCCACGATGCCGCAGTGCAACATGTCCATTCCTCCCGTTCTCGGAACCTTCCTTCGTTCCGAATCCGCCCCCATTCTACCGTACCCCCCCGGGCTTCCGCGTCCCTCCGCTTCACCGGAGGGACGTGTTAGAATCGACACAAACAGGGTCGCACCACCGGGGGAGGAGGCGCAGGACGTGGCCAAGGTGCTCATCGCCGACGATGCGGACTTTATGCGCATGGTTCTCCGCCGAATCCTGGAGGACGGGGGTCACGAGGTGGTGGGGGAGGCGGACAACGGGCGGGACGTCATCGCCCTCTACTCCATGCTCCACCCCGACCTGGTGACCCTGGACATCACCATGCCCTTTCTGAGCGGCCTGGAGGCGGCGCGGCGGATCCTGGAGGAGCACCCCGACGCCCGCATCGTCATGGTCTCCGCCATGGGCACCCGGGAGAGCGTGAACAAGGCCCGGGCCCTGGGGGTCAAGGGCTTCATCGTCAAGCCCTTCCGGGAGGAGCAGGTCCTGAGCGCCCTTCGTCAGGCCCAGGAAGGGGAGGGGGACGATGTCCCCGGTCCGGCCTTTCCTGAAACCCCTTTTCGTTGACACCCTTCCAGAATCCGCAGTACAGTGAGGCAAGTCGACGATTCCGCCGATCCAGTCGGTTTGGGACTCGTCCCCCACCGGAGGGAGCGTTTTCACTTGAGCGTAAGTCTGTTGCGGCTGCAGGACGGAGGCTGGGCGGTGGTGGACCATCTCCCCCCAGGTGAGGCGGCGCTGCGCCTGGAGGCCATGGGGCTTCGCCCCGGCAAGAGGCTGCAGAAGATCTCCGGGATGCCCTTCCACGGTCC
The sequence above is drawn from the Aminomonas paucivorans DSM 12260 genome and encodes:
- a CDS encoding FeoA family protein; translated protein: MSVSLLRLQDGGWAVVDHLPPGEAALRLEAMGLRPGKRLQKISGMPFHGPVTVCLDGRQFAIGHGIALRIAVIPEGDETPEEFCT
- the ychF gene encoding redox-regulated ATPase YchF — protein: MLHCGIVGLPLSGKTTVFNVITRAGAEVKPYAGGKTDPNRAVVSVPDPRFDELVRVHQPKKETPAQVEFVDLAGLSRDASKGAGLGNGFLSFAAEADALIHVLRGFANGGVEHPEGSLDVHRDWKIVEMELIYRDLSVIENRLSRLNGKKKLLPEEEGEKALLLRCQDCLMEERSLRDLALAPEEARMLRGFTFLSAKPQILVLNLDEGQKGAVDAPGGEALLRDAAAAGIRVLSLYGRLEMDLADLSPEEAAEFTEGLDITEPGRERLIAGAYGLLGLISFFTCGPDEVRAWTLREGATAVDAAGTIHSDLARGFIRAQVVAYDDYAAHGFAFPACREAGCLRLEGKDYRVADGDVIEIRFNV
- a CDS encoding ROK family protein; the encoded protein is MTGDVFRVGADLGGHTLAFGTVRFRPGEIPELVCRCERPTPSGRDPEPVLAALAEGVREVSRGLPVVGAGLVVPGMVDRDRRLFLKGPNFPGWDGLPLARNLEALLRDAGLPVPVALENDANAYALGEGLAGAARGCSDYVVLTLGTGVGGGVVLGGRLVAGSHGMAGELGHLVTGGDLPCGCGGRGHLETLAGADGIEARARALGLPEDVRTLWGRQEERAVAACLEPFLDALARGVASLVHLLDPEVVVLGGGIARGEGLVSLLRERTLPYLAEPYRAVLDLRVSLLGADAPLLGAAGLPTPPKVCGAAD
- a CDS encoding M55 family metallopeptidase; translated protein: MRIFISADMEGCTGIVRPCQVDAGTEEYALGRAMMLHDVRTVAETLLREGCSVVVADSHDRMINLEARDLPEEVELISGTPRVLGMVEGAQGCDGAFFVGYHAMAGTEKAVLDHTMSTGAIHEVRLGGRLVGETGLNAFLCGALGVPVALVTGDEAVGYEASALLGEDLVTCAVKEGLGRFSARLLTPEAAADRLSEAVGEAVGRLGAGRLSCWTPPGPYRLDVRFQCTYQADGASLVPGGERMDGRTLRFVTPDPLEIRRWFEGALTSALSVRADG
- a CDS encoding oxidoreductase, encoding MKLFEPLEIRNLRLESRLVAAPLASASCTPEGVPTERTLEAGRKALFARPGLVVLEHHAVHPWGRVRVRQLMLDRDDVTEGHRPLAGLFAEAGVPVVVQLNHGGSGVADPDLFGDPAFRMVAPSPVPHPGRDPGRIPEPLSEGQIRELPGFFVQAARRAREAGYRGVQVHGCHGYLLGQFLSPLTNRRTDRYGGDVRGRSRLLLDVVDAVRGAFPDLPLGVRLGAADSFPGEEPRGLRVEEACAVARELAALGADWIAVSGNLCGYDAPGGFGPYAGAIREAVGKRIPVECTGGVTSYDRARELLDRGCCDLVGVGRLLLSDPAAAAAWRRDEA
- a CDS encoding response regulator, with the protein product MAKVLIADDADFMRMVLRRILEDGGHEVVGEADNGRDVIALYSMLHPDLVTLDITMPFLSGLEAARRILEEHPDARIVMVSAMGTRESVNKARALGVKGFIVKPFREEQVLSALRQAQEGEGDDVPGPAFPETPFR